The following are encoded together in the Choloepus didactylus isolate mChoDid1 chromosome 7, mChoDid1.pri, whole genome shotgun sequence genome:
- the LOC119540740 gene encoding olfactory receptor 12D3-like yields MENTTTVNEFLLLGLTCIEELQPVIFVTFLILYLINLLGNGAILVVVISEPRLHSPMYFFLGNLSCLDICCSSVTLPKLMSNLLSTRKAISFLGCITQLHFFHFLGCTEAILLTIMGFDRFVAICYPLRYTVIMNRQLCVLLAAVAWLTSFFYALMHSVMTARLNFCHSQKLKYFFCDIKPLLELACGDIQLNQWLIFIVTCSLAMAACFLTLLSYLYIISFLLFKIKSFSVLHKALSTCATHFMVVSLFYGAVGLTYIPLTFASSVIQERFVAIIHTTVTPVLNPLIYTLRNKEVMLALRKVFGRSYLPKDGQWQH; encoded by the coding sequence ATGGAGAACACCACTACAGTGAATGAGTTTCTTTTATTGGGATTGACCTGTATTGAAGAATTGCAACCTGTAATTTTCGTGACTTTTCTCATCCTATATCTGATAAACCTGCTTGGAAATGGGGCCATATTAGTGGTTGTCATCTCAGAGCCAAGACTCCACTCacctatgtattttttcctgGGAAATCTTTCTTGTCTGGATATCTGCTGTTCTTCGGTGACACTGCCCAAGCTCATGTCAAATCTTCTCTCCACTCGCAAGGCCATATCTTTCCTAGGTTGTATCACTCAGCTGCACTTCTTCCACTTTCTGGGCTGCACTGAGGCCATCTTGCTGACCATCATGGGCTTTGATCGATTTGTGGCCATCTGCTATCCACTACGGTACACTGTCATCATGAACCGCCAGTTGTGTGTTTTGTTGGCAGCTGTTGCCTGGCTCACCAGCTTCTTTTATGCTCTGATGCATTCTGTCATGACTGCACGCCTGAATTTTTGCcactctcagaaacttaaatacttTTTCTGTGATATAAAGCCCCTTTTGGAATTGGCATGTGGTGACATTCAGCTGAATCAGTGGCTCATTTTCATTGTCACTTGCAGCTTGGCTATGGCAGCTTGCTTCCTCACTCTACTCTCCTACTTGTACATTATTAGCTTCCTTCTGTTCAAGATCAAGTCCTTCAGTGTCCTCCACAAAGCTCTGTCCACTTGTGCCACCCATTTCATGGTGGTATCTCTCTTTTATGGAGCTGTGGGCCTCACTTACATTCCCCTTACCTTTGCCTCCTCTGTAATACAGGAACGGTTTGTGGCCATCATACACACTACTGTGACCCCAGTGCTGAATCCACTAATATACACCCTTAGGAATAAGGAAGTGATGTTGGCCCTCAGGAAAGTCTTTGGGAGGAGCTATTTGCCTAAAGATGGCCAGTGGCAACACTAG